One part of the Nymphaea colorata isolate Beijing-Zhang1983 chromosome 8, ASM883128v2, whole genome shotgun sequence genome encodes these proteins:
- the LOC116259113 gene encoding uncharacterized protein LOC116259113 → MAMAWPSDMQGRCLKHPDRRPSPGVCSVCLKERLVHLSHCKPSSYSSASLSTSYSHYSYSPSSSESSTRSTPPLPPASSWAPPHEEGEEHEPGPSSLMSKEGTRLSERAGRLWPLRRSRSAAYEVKRPVAAEPTKKTVGGGAGGGGLWSMLMMKGRKEAAEEKGKGKGKGKGRTWRFGQSKTVKDIAFLGVR, encoded by the coding sequence atggcGATGGCATGGCCGTCGGATATGCAAGGAAGGTGCCTGAAACATCCGGACCGGCGTCCATCTCCGGGCGTCTGCTCCGTCTGCCTCAAGGAGCGGCTCGTACATCTTTCCCACTGTAAGCCCTCTTCCTACTCCTCCGCCTCCCTTTCCACCTCCTACTCCCACTACTCCTACTCCCCCTCTTCTTCCGAGTCCTCTACTCGCTCGACTCCTCCTCTTCCGCCAGCTTCTTCCTGGGCCCCCCCACACGAGGAGGGGGAGGAGCACGAGCCGGGGCCGTCGTCCCTGATGAGCAAGGAGGGGACGCGGTTGTCCGAGAGGGCGGGGAGGTTGTGGCCGCTTAGGAGGAGCAGGTCGGCAGCGTATGAGGTGAAGAGACCGGTCGCGGCAGAGCCGACGAAGAAGACCGTCGGTGGTGGCGCAGGCGGCGGTGGGTTGTGGTCAATGCTGATGATGAAGGGGAGGAAGGAGGCGGCCGAggagaaggggaaggggaaggggaaagGGAAAGGGCGGACATGGCGATTTGGGCAGTCCAAGACGGTGAAGGATATCGCCTTTCTTGGTGTTCGTTGA